One Macadamia integrifolia cultivar HAES 741 unplaced genomic scaffold, SCU_Mint_v3 scaffold2618, whole genome shotgun sequence genomic window carries:
- the LOC122066858 gene encoding elongation factor 1-delta-like, whose amino-acid sequence MAVAFYSLDTESGLKKLDEYLLTRSYITGYQASKDDITVHAALSGVPSSEYVNVSRWYHHIDALLRLSGVSGEGQGVTIEGSAPPEAIATPPVAEATAPAAEDDDDDDVDLFGEETEEEKKAAEERAAAVKASGKKKESGKSSVLLDIKPWDDETDMKKLEETVRSIGMDGLHWGASKLVPVGYGIKKLQIMMTIVDDLVSVDTLIEENLTVEPANEYIQSCDIVAFNKI is encoded by the exons ATGGCAGTCGCTTTCTACAGCCTCGACACTGAGTCTGGACTAAAGAAACTTGATGAGTATCTGCTGACGAGGAGTTATATCACTGG ATACCAAGCTTCAAAAGATGATATTACTGTCCATGCAGCTCTTTCTGGTGTTCCTTCATCTGAATATGTGAATGTGTCTCGGTGGTACCACCACATTGATGCTCTTCTAAGGCTTTC TGGTGTTTCAGGAGAAGGTCAGGGTGTAACAATTGAGGGATCTGCCCCACCGGAAGCTATTGCAACTCCTCCAGTGGCTGAGGCAACG GCCCCAGCTGCTGAggacgacgatgatgatgatgtggatcTCTTTGGGGAAGAGacagaagaggaaaagaaagccGCTGAAGAGCGTGCTGCAGCTGTCAAAGCAtctgggaagaagaaagaat CTggaaaatcctctgttttgttGGATATAAAGCCTTGGGATGATGAAACTGACATGAAAAAACTTGAAGAAACTGTCAGAAGTATTGGGATGGATGGTTTACACTGGGGAGCAT CTAAGCTTGTACCGGTTGGATATGGTATAAAGAAGTTGCAAATAATGATGACCATTGTTGATGATTTGGTATCTGTTGATACTCTTATTGAGGAAAACCTCACAGTTGAACCAGCAAACGAATACATTCAGAGCTGTGATATTGTGGCATTCAACAAAATCT aG